The proteins below are encoded in one region of Candidatus Culexarchaeum yellowstonense:
- a CDS encoding M20/M25/M40 family metallo-hydrolase: MSHSELVKAIDESSSEIVSFLRSIIRFNTVNPPGNELPLAQYICDYMSREGVECEVIESGDGRGNVIARLPGEDDSKRLLYLSHLDVVPAVNASLWSHEPFSGDVEGDWIYGRGALDCKSLVTAEAFSIIMLKRLGIKPKYTLIFASTADEEAGGWRGVGWIVSKFPEKVKADYVINEGGGLAIRGRGGRVIYLVDVCEKGYCNVKIKVSGKGGHSSTPYTTGNALYLMGLIIKKLYEYDPPTYKFSLVEECIKSVFEGIAGLPGSIIARMIFSPMRPLAMALLSKFNPNIARFLGSLMGLTIAPTIAKSGEKENVIPSYAELVVNCRLLPGQDDKYVLSVVRDALSGIGGFEIESLGWFPASYSDIDLKFFNSMESTLKLLMPKVDVKLAPFVMPGSSDSRFLRSLGAKVYGFSPMNPNLNYAELMNLAHGVNEKIDVNSLLLSTKFLATLPLTMNI, translated from the coding sequence ATGTCTCATAGTGAATTGGTTAAAGCTATAGATGAATCTTCTTCGGAAATAGTTTCCTTCCTTAGATCCATAATTAGGTTTAATACTGTTAATCCACCTGGAAATGAACTTCCCCTAGCTCAGTATATATGTGATTACATGTCCCGTGAGGGGGTTGAATGTGAGGTTATTGAGTCTGGGGATGGTAGGGGAAATGTGATTGCAAGGCTTCCCGGTGAAGATGATTCTAAACGCCTCCTATACCTTTCACATTTGGATGTTGTCCCAGCAGTTAATGCTTCACTTTGGAGTCATGAACCATTCTCCGGTGATGTTGAGGGTGATTGGATATATGGTAGGGGTGCATTGGATTGCAAGAGCCTAGTTACTGCTGAAGCCTTCTCCATAATAATGCTTAAACGTTTGGGGATTAAGCCAAAATACACGTTGATATTTGCTTCCACAGCGGATGAAGAGGCTGGTGGCTGGAGGGGGGTTGGGTGGATTGTATCGAAATTTCCGGAGAAGGTTAAGGCTGATTATGTGATAAATGAGGGGGGTGGCTTAGCCATTAGGGGGAGGGGTGGTAGGGTCATCTATCTGGTGGATGTATGTGAGAAGGGGTATTGCAATGTTAAGATTAAGGTTTCAGGTAAGGGTGGGCATTCTTCAACTCCATATACAACTGGGAATGCATTGTACTTGATGGGCCTCATCATTAAGAAGCTTTATGAATATGATCCCCCAACGTACAAGTTTAGCTTGGTGGAGGAATGCATTAAGAGTGTTTTTGAGGGGATTGCTGGGCTACCTGGATCCATTATTGCACGAATGATATTTTCACCCATGCGTCCATTGGCAATGGCTCTCCTCTCAAAATTCAACCCTAACATCGCTAGATTTCTCGGATCCCTCATGGGTTTAACTATTGCTCCAACCATTGCTAAGAGTGGTGAGAAGGAGAATGTTATTCCAAGCTATGCTGAGTTGGTGGTGAATTGTAGGCTTCTACCTGGTCAAGATGATAAGTATGTTTTATCTGTGGTTAGGGATGCATTATCTGGTATTGGTGGATTTGAGATTGAGAGTTTAGGTTGGTTTCCAGCTTCCTATTCCGATATTGATTTGAAATTCTTCAATTCCATGGAGTCCACCTTAAAACTGTTAATGCCAAAAGTTGATGTTAAGTTGGCGCCATTCGTAATGCCCGGCTCTTCTGATAGTAGGTTTCTGCGCAGTCTTGGAGCTAAAGTTTATGGCTTTTCACCTATGAATCCAAATCTAAATTATGCTGAGTTGATGAATTTGGCTCATGGAGTTAATGAGAAGATTGATGTTAATAGCTTGTTGCTTTCAACGAAGTTTTTAGCAACCCTCCCCCTAACCATGAACATTTAA
- a CDS encoding 5-formyltetrahydrofolate cyclo-ligase, giving the protein MKKDRQMTKEEIRNEIWRKMTETGIALFPGAYGRIPNFIGAEEAAKNLIQLDLWKKAEVVKVNPDSPQRPVRRYALMHGKTLIMPTPRISNGFLKLDPKRIDERLYDYASTIKGGFQHGLKADPKDIPKVDLVVVGSVAVNMNGDRIGKGEGYSEIEWGLMREYGKVSEDTPVVTTVHDIQVVDYEFKVEPYDVPVDMIITPTRIIKTNRVREKPKGIYWDLMEEEKISSIPILKELWMKRNQMQSNHSHLPPQ; this is encoded by the coding sequence ATGAAGAAGGATAGGCAGATGACGAAGGAGGAAATTAGAAACGAAATATGGAGGAAGATGACGGAAACTGGAATTGCACTATTCCCAGGGGCATATGGTAGAATACCAAACTTCATAGGAGCAGAAGAAGCTGCAAAAAATCTAATACAACTGGATCTATGGAAGAAGGCTGAAGTTGTAAAGGTAAACCCGGATTCACCCCAAAGACCCGTAAGAAGATATGCTTTAATGCATGGAAAAACCCTCATAATGCCAACACCGAGAATCTCAAATGGATTCCTAAAACTAGACCCTAAGAGGATAGATGAAAGACTCTACGACTATGCATCCACAATAAAGGGAGGCTTCCAGCATGGGTTGAAGGCAGATCCAAAAGACATCCCAAAAGTAGATCTGGTGGTTGTTGGAAGCGTAGCTGTAAATATGAATGGGGATAGAATTGGGAAGGGAGAGGGATACTCAGAAATAGAGTGGGGTTTAATGAGGGAGTATGGTAAAGTGTCGGAGGATACACCTGTAGTTACGACAGTACATGATATACAAGTTGTGGATTACGAGTTCAAAGTTGAACCATACGACGTTCCAGTGGATATGATAATAACCCCCACAAGAATAATAAAAACGAATAGGGTTAGAGAGAAGCCTAAGGGCATATACTGGGATTTAATGGAGGAAGAAAAGATTTCAAGCATACCAATATTAAAGGAGCTTTGGATGAAGAGGAATCAAATGCAATCAAACCATTCACATTTACCTCCACAATAA
- a CDS encoding M28 family peptidase, which translates to MRKLEEEIIGEASIEKAFKHIKFLVEEVGERIAGSMEIEKAAKYIIEKLSEYGLKTWIDKFPIYHSYPKDALIRVIEPEQKVIEAKPCGHIASTLMEGIAGELIYAGAGGYEDYEGVDARGKIVLVEMSWSPPRPEKARIAYEKGAKALVIMNWGAMDNPVIQKGAVKSVWGNPTPEGWERIPKITVISITRAAGEYLKKLLKEHGKVKVWLRGASENLWVMATQPMADLGLQKKDFIVVGGHLEAWGKTAICNSSGNAMMMEIARVLAKHKGELRRNIILGFWDGHEIAEAAGSAWFVDTYWNMIDENCIAYVNIDNPGIIETEIPTVRCSIELKDFTLKIVEEVWGGSGVWKQPYMGGDESFMGVGVPYISFSTEYTEEKLRELNYASLSPWIHSEADTIDKLDPELYQMHMKFYIKLILRLCNKLIIPYNEEELVKTLLTNLKNYDENIKKTTSISIGDTVERCETLLKLVGKLEEAAREIEEEGEGSGFVEKVEAKAEIVNKALMRISHELSNIIMTEAGRYDYDPYGYYLTGKPIPILYKSVNKMMEVKGRGDEVRLWETKILRDRKKILDALNNSIRIVELSLRVI; encoded by the coding sequence ATGAGGAAACTGGAAGAGGAAATAATTGGGGAAGCCTCCATAGAAAAGGCTTTCAAACACATAAAATTCCTAGTTGAAGAAGTTGGGGAGAGAATTGCTGGAAGTATGGAAATTGAAAAGGCGGCAAAATACATAATTGAGAAACTATCCGAGTATGGCTTAAAAACTTGGATCGATAAATTCCCAATATATCACAGCTACCCAAAGGATGCATTAATTAGGGTGATAGAACCCGAACAAAAGGTTATAGAGGCAAAGCCATGTGGACATATAGCATCAACCCTAATGGAGGGAATAGCTGGAGAGCTAATATATGCGGGGGCTGGAGGATACGAAGATTACGAAGGAGTGGATGCCAGAGGGAAGATAGTACTAGTAGAGATGAGTTGGAGTCCACCAAGACCTGAAAAAGCCAGAATAGCATATGAAAAGGGGGCAAAAGCACTTGTAATAATGAATTGGGGTGCCATGGACAATCCAGTAATACAGAAGGGGGCTGTGAAATCAGTTTGGGGGAACCCCACACCAGAAGGATGGGAGAGGATACCTAAGATAACGGTCATAAGCATAACTAGGGCTGCAGGAGAATACCTCAAAAAGCTATTGAAGGAACATGGGAAAGTGAAAGTTTGGCTTAGAGGCGCTTCAGAAAACCTATGGGTAATGGCAACACAACCCATGGCTGATCTAGGCTTGCAGAAGAAGGATTTCATAGTTGTTGGAGGACACTTGGAGGCTTGGGGTAAAACTGCAATATGCAATTCAAGTGGAAACGCGATGATGATGGAAATAGCCAGAGTACTAGCTAAACATAAGGGGGAGTTGAGGAGGAATATAATACTTGGATTCTGGGATGGACATGAAATAGCTGAAGCAGCTGGATCCGCATGGTTTGTTGACACATACTGGAACATGATAGATGAAAACTGCATAGCATACGTAAACATAGATAACCCCGGAATAATTGAAACCGAAATTCCAACAGTCAGATGCTCAATTGAATTAAAAGACTTCACATTGAAAATAGTTGAAGAAGTTTGGGGTGGGAGTGGAGTTTGGAAGCAACCATACATGGGTGGAGATGAATCCTTCATGGGGGTTGGAGTACCATACATATCATTCAGCACAGAATACACAGAGGAAAAGTTGAGGGAACTGAATTATGCAAGTTTAAGTCCATGGATACATAGCGAAGCAGACACCATAGACAAGTTAGACCCAGAACTCTACCAAATGCACATGAAATTCTACATAAAACTAATACTAAGATTATGCAATAAACTAATAATACCATACAATGAAGAGGAACTTGTAAAAACGCTATTAACCAACCTAAAGAATTATGATGAAAACATTAAGAAGACGACTAGTATAAGTATAGGCGATACGGTGGAGAGATGCGAAACACTGCTGAAGCTTGTGGGGAAGCTTGAGGAAGCTGCAAGGGAAATTGAGGAGGAAGGTGAAGGGAGTGGTTTCGTGGAGAAAGTTGAAGCTAAAGCTGAAATAGTAAACAAAGCTCTAATGAGGATAAGCCATGAACTATCAAACATCATAATGACGGAAGCTGGAAGATACGATTACGATCCATACGGATACTACCTAACTGGAAAACCAATACCAATACTATACAAATCAGTAAACAAGATGATGGAAGTGAAGGGTAGAGGTGATGAAGTTAGACTATGGGAAACAAAGATACTTAGAGATAGGAAGAAGATTCTAGATGCATTAAACAACTCCATAAGAATTGTGGAATTATCACTAAGGGTAATTTGA
- a CDS encoding phenylalanine--tRNA ligase beta subunit-related protein — protein sequence MSVVISPEVKSAFPDIRLCSALIRGLHIDEHSSLLDLEVRRVEEDFRRRLSLDALKDYGNVRAYRDFYWRIGIDPTKQRPAAEALIRRILQGKSIPRINVAVDSINLASMMFVVSIAAYDYDKVVGKVVLRWSRDGALFMGIGDVEAKPIPRQLVLADDEKILGLYPHRDSEFSKITLSTRNVLLISCGVPGVPLDSLRNAIIFAWKLLEDYCGGKCEWFDCI from the coding sequence GTGTCTGTCGTAATTTCCCCTGAGGTTAAGAGTGCCTTCCCAGATATACGTTTATGTTCAGCTTTAATTAGGGGGTTGCATATTGATGAGCATAGTTCACTTCTTGATTTGGAGGTTAGGAGGGTTGAGGAGGATTTTAGACGTAGATTATCCCTTGATGCTCTTAAGGATTACGGTAATGTTAGGGCTTATAGGGATTTCTATTGGCGTATTGGTATAGATCCCACTAAGCAGAGGCCTGCTGCTGAAGCTTTGATTAGGAGGATTTTGCAGGGGAAGTCTATTCCAAGGATAAATGTGGCTGTTGATTCTATAAATTTGGCTTCAATGATGTTTGTTGTATCTATAGCGGCATATGATTATGATAAGGTTGTGGGTAAAGTTGTTTTGAGATGGTCTAGGGATGGTGCGCTCTTCATGGGTATTGGTGATGTGGAGGCTAAGCCCATCCCTAGGCAGCTGGTTTTAGCTGATGATGAGAAGATACTTGGCTTGTATCCGCATAGGGATTCTGAGTTTTCAAAGATAACCCTATCCACTAGGAATGTTCTTCTCATATCATGTGGTGTGCCTGGAGTTCCATTGGATTCTCTGCGTAATGCCATTATCTTCGCTTGGAAGCTTCTTGAAGATTATTGTGGAGGTAAATGTGAATGGTTTGATTGCATTTGA
- a CDS encoding C-GCAxxG-C-C family protein, with the protein MKGDEENVVEEALSNMSLGYTCSESTLLAMSKHLKIEANIIPKIATGFSAGIGRMGDVCGAISGGVMIIGLIYGRSNPNDMERYEKCIGKVQKLIMEFKNRNGEIDCEKLIGLKLSRAEDREKFRVEKVKEKFCMKFVKDVINILMGMLNDDEGLNVHG; encoded by the coding sequence GTGAAGGGGGATGAGGAGAATGTTGTGGAAGAAGCGCTAAGTAACATGAGCTTAGGATACACATGCTCTGAATCCACCCTACTGGCCATGAGCAAACACCTAAAGATCGAAGCAAACATAATCCCAAAAATAGCCACAGGATTCTCCGCAGGAATTGGTAGGATGGGGGATGTATGTGGAGCCATAAGTGGGGGGGTTATGATTATCGGATTAATTTATGGTAGATCAAACCCAAATGACATGGAAAGATATGAGAAATGCATAGGGAAAGTGCAGAAACTGATAATGGAATTCAAGAATAGGAATGGGGAAATAGACTGTGAAAAACTCATAGGATTAAAGCTGAGTAGAGCTGAAGATAGGGAGAAATTTAGAGTGGAGAAGGTGAAGGAGAAGTTTTGCATGAAATTCGTTAAAGACGTAATAAACATTCTAATGGGGATGCTGAATGATGATGAAGGCTTAAATGTTCATGGTTAG
- a CDS encoding TldD/PmbA family protein translates to MDEAFKGGVESDFTEIRFHRRRELSVLVRNGEVERVGGGSISGFCARSLVNGVWGFSSTTEISSGGVKSIIESSVKSAKALIGRSVRRVQLKDRKTFRDTYITPMKKDPLNLNVEDMVRECLEVHKFIRSISPLITLDSVSMGVIDDYHVYSSSDGSFIIQRIVRCSGGCSVTAREAGNIATGYESVGAQSGMEIFEETPLIGAAEVAAKRAVRLVNAKLPKGGYHTVVLDKDIVGLLAHEAVGHTAEADLVYSGSYLSGKIGVKIVSPLITLVDDGRFERGFGTMMYDDEGTPTQKTVIIDRGVCSGYLHSRETAYEMGFEPTGNARAWTFEYDPIIRMRNTYIEAGDHEFEELLEDVDHGYLLIGGRSGQADSTGEFMFGVQEVVEIKNGELDEHYKGVTISGNAFEVLSLVDAVGKDFALRRGMCGKEQPNYVGMGGPSLRTKIIIGGGR, encoded by the coding sequence ATGGATGAAGCCTTCAAGGGAGGGGTTGAGTCGGATTTCACTGAGATTAGGTTTCATAGGAGGCGTGAATTATCGGTTCTCGTTAGGAATGGGGAGGTGGAGAGGGTTGGCGGAGGATCTATTTCAGGTTTCTGTGCTAGAAGTCTTGTTAATGGCGTTTGGGGCTTTTCATCCACAACAGAAATCTCCAGTGGTGGTGTTAAATCCATCATTGAATCTTCGGTGAAGTCTGCTAAGGCTCTCATTGGGCGTAGTGTTAGGAGGGTTCAATTGAAGGATAGGAAGACTTTTAGGGATACCTATATTACGCCGATGAAGAAGGATCCATTGAATTTAAATGTTGAGGATATGGTTAGGGAGTGTCTTGAAGTTCATAAGTTCATTAGAAGCATATCTCCACTAATAACCTTAGACTCCGTTAGCATGGGTGTTATTGACGATTACCATGTATACTCCAGTAGTGATGGCTCTTTTATAATTCAGAGGATTGTTAGATGCTCTGGTGGATGCTCCGTTACGGCTAGGGAAGCTGGAAACATTGCCACTGGATATGAGAGTGTTGGGGCTCAGTCTGGTATGGAGATATTTGAGGAAACACCATTAATTGGAGCCGCTGAGGTTGCAGCTAAACGTGCCGTTAGGCTTGTGAATGCAAAGCTTCCTAAGGGGGGCTACCACACGGTAGTTTTAGATAAGGATATAGTTGGTTTACTGGCGCATGAAGCTGTAGGTCATACTGCTGAGGCTGATCTAGTTTATTCTGGAAGCTATCTTTCTGGGAAGATCGGTGTGAAGATAGTTTCCCCACTTATAACATTAGTTGATGATGGTAGGTTTGAGAGGGGGTTTGGGACTATGATGTATGATGATGAAGGTACACCCACACAGAAAACGGTTATAATTGATAGGGGGGTTTGTAGTGGATACCTGCATTCTAGGGAGACTGCTTATGAAATGGGTTTTGAGCCCACTGGAAATGCTAGGGCTTGGACTTTTGAATATGACCCAATAATTAGGATGAGGAACACGTACATTGAAGCTGGAGATCATGAATTTGAGGAGTTGCTTGAAGATGTAGATCATGGTTATCTACTTATTGGTGGTAGGAGTGGTCAAGCTGATTCGACTGGTGAGTTCATGTTTGGAGTTCAAGAAGTTGTTGAAATAAAGAATGGAGAGCTTGATGAACACTATAAGGGGGTTACAATTAGTGGTAATGCCTTTGAAGTTTTAAGTCTCGTTGATGCTGTTGGAAAGGATTTCGCTTTGAGGAGGGGGATGTGTGGTAAGGAGCAACCAAACTATGTGGGTATGGGTGGACCGAGCCTTAGAACTAAGATAATTATTGGTGGAG